In one window of Duganella dendranthematis DNA:
- a CDS encoding FMN-dependent NADH-azoreductase: MANILHIDSSVRSTGSLTRQLGGEYIAKLTAANPAATVVTRDLAANPLPHLTEQVIGAYFTPAEQRNAEQAAAIKTSDALVDELLAADTIVIGAPMYNFSVTSGLKAWIDHVARAGRTFQYGANGIEGLVTGKKVVVFVASGGVYSEGPAAAYDHITTYLRAVLGFLGLTDVTFIVAEGVAMGEEAVANALAKNRAEIDAIAA, encoded by the coding sequence ATGGCCAACATCCTCCACATCGACAGCAGCGTGCGCAGCACCGGTTCCCTGACCCGCCAACTGGGCGGCGAATACATCGCCAAACTGACCGCCGCCAATCCGGCCGCCACCGTGGTCACCCGTGACCTGGCCGCCAATCCGCTGCCGCACCTGACCGAACAAGTCATCGGCGCCTACTTCACCCCGGCCGAGCAGCGCAACGCCGAGCAGGCCGCCGCGATCAAGACTTCGGACGCACTGGTCGACGAACTGCTGGCTGCCGACACCATCGTCATCGGCGCGCCGATGTACAACTTCTCTGTTACCTCCGGCCTGAAGGCGTGGATCGACCACGTGGCGCGCGCTGGCCGCACCTTCCAATACGGCGCCAACGGCATCGAAGGTCTGGTCACCGGCAAAAAAGTCGTGGTGTTCGTCGCCAGCGGCGGCGTCTACAGCGAAGGCCCTGCCGCCGCCTATGATCACATCACCACCTACCTGCGTGCAGTGCTGGGCTTCCTGGGCCTGACCGACGTCACCTTTATCGTCGCTGAAGGTGTGGCAATGGGCGAAGAAGCCGTCGCCAACGCGCTGGCCAAGAACCGCGCCGAGATCGACGCTATCGCCGCTTAA
- a CDS encoding cysteine hydrolase, translated as MKRNLHLLLIDPQNDFCDLPAGYLPTDPVSRQPLAPSLPVPGAHQDMLRVAGLINRGRAGLSAISVTLDSHHRFDIAHPTYWIAADGAPVAPFTEISAADVRAQRYLPRHPGGLPITLNYLDRLEAAGRYKLMVWPVHCEIGSWGHNVHADVRAAYGHWEEAALGIVAKLAKGSNPWTEHYSAVQAEVPDADDPDTQFNTRFVRGLAEADRIYVAGEAGSHCVKATVEHIADYFAAEYGPASLAKLVLITDCISPVTGFDAQYQAFLQAMQVRGVQLMTAADVLPELLDNAGSAEAVSA; from the coding sequence ATGAAACGCAATCTGCATCTGCTGCTGATCGACCCGCAAAACGACTTTTGCGACCTGCCCGCCGGCTACCTGCCGACCGACCCGGTCAGCCGCCAGCCGCTGGCGCCATCGTTGCCGGTGCCAGGCGCGCATCAGGACATGCTGCGCGTCGCCGGCCTGATCAATCGCGGCCGCGCCGGCCTGAGCGCCATCAGCGTCACGCTCGATTCGCACCACCGCTTCGACATCGCCCACCCGACCTACTGGATCGCCGCCGATGGCGCGCCGGTGGCGCCGTTCACCGAAATCAGCGCCGCCGATGTCCGCGCCCAGCGCTACCTGCCGCGCCATCCGGGCGGCCTGCCGATCACGCTGAACTACCTGGACCGGCTGGAAGCGGCCGGCCGCTACAAACTGATGGTATGGCCGGTGCATTGCGAAATCGGCAGCTGGGGCCACAATGTCCACGCCGACGTGCGCGCCGCCTACGGTCACTGGGAAGAAGCGGCGCTGGGCATCGTTGCCAAGCTGGCCAAGGGCTCCAACCCGTGGACCGAACACTATTCGGCGGTGCAGGCCGAAGTGCCGGACGCCGACGATCCCGACACCCAGTTCAACACCCGCTTTGTGCGCGGCCTGGCCGAGGCCGACCGCATCTACGTCGCGGGCGAGGCCGGCAGTCACTGCGTCAAGGCCACGGTCGAGCACATCGCCGATTACTTTGCTGCCGAGTACGGCCCTGCTTCGCTGGCCAAGCTGGTGCTGATCACCGACTGCATCAGCCCGGTCACCGGCTTCGACGCCCAGTACCAGGCCTTCCTGCAGGCCATGCAGGTGCGCGGCGTGCAGCTGATGACCGCCGCCGACGTGCTGCCGGAACTGCTGGATAACGCGGGCAGCGCCGAGGCGGTGTCTGCATGA
- the pncB gene encoding nicotinate phosphoribosyltransferase has protein sequence MKAPIVRSLLETDLYKFTMWQALLHGHPNSHTEYEFVCRNTPTFPLTELVEDIERELDHLCSMSFRDEELSYLRSLRYMKSDFVDFLTVFRFQRKFIDVRADGDTLSIHAAGPQVHVMGFEIYVLYIVNELYFRRFDQAAAMAEGRTRLTAKIAKLKAFGAEPARHFPFELSDFGTRRRFSGVWHDEVVQRLAREVPEYFKGTSNVYQAMKFGLIPIGTMAHEYMQSFQAFGVRLRDFQKASLEAWVQEYRGDLGIALTDVVGMDAFLDDFDLYFAKLFDGLRHDSGDPVVWGEKAIAHYAALRIDARTKRLVFSDGLNLDSAIALYRHFADRIMTGFGIGTHLTNDVGLAPLNIVMKLVQANGQSVAKLSDSPGKTLCKDETFLAYLRQVFHHPLPPAG, from the coding sequence ATGAAAGCGCCGATCGTCCGCAGCCTGCTGGAAACCGACTTATACAAATTCACGATGTGGCAGGCGCTGCTGCATGGCCATCCGAACTCGCACACCGAATACGAATTCGTCTGCCGCAACACGCCAACTTTTCCGCTGACGGAGCTGGTGGAAGACATCGAGCGCGAACTGGATCACCTGTGCTCGATGAGTTTCCGCGATGAGGAACTCAGCTACCTGCGTTCGCTGCGCTACATGAAAAGCGACTTCGTCGACTTCCTCACCGTGTTCCGCTTCCAGCGCAAATTCATCGACGTGCGCGCCGACGGCGACACGCTGAGCATCCACGCCGCGGGTCCGCAGGTGCACGTGATGGGCTTTGAAATTTACGTGCTGTACATCGTCAACGAACTGTATTTCCGCCGCTTCGACCAGGCCGCAGCGATGGCGGAAGGGCGGACCCGGCTGACCGCCAAGATCGCCAAGCTGAAAGCCTTCGGCGCCGAGCCGGCGCGCCACTTCCCGTTTGAACTGTCGGACTTCGGCACACGCCGGCGTTTTTCCGGCGTCTGGCATGACGAAGTGGTGCAGCGGCTGGCGCGCGAAGTGCCGGAATATTTCAAAGGCACCTCCAACGTCTACCAGGCCATGAAGTTCGGCCTGATCCCGATCGGCACCATGGCGCATGAATACATGCAATCGTTCCAGGCGTTTGGCGTGCGGCTGCGCGACTTCCAGAAAGCCTCGCTGGAGGCGTGGGTGCAGGAATACCGTGGCGACCTTGGCATCGCGTTGACCGACGTGGTCGGCATGGATGCCTTCCTCGACGACTTCGACCTGTATTTTGCAAAATTGTTTGACGGCTTGCGCCACGACTCGGGCGATCCGGTGGTGTGGGGCGAAAAAGCCATCGCCCACTATGCAGCGCTGCGCATTGACGCGCGCACCAAGCGGCTGGTGTTTTCGGACGGTCTCAACCTGGATAGCGCGATTGCGCTGTACCGTCATTTCGCCGACCGCATCATGACCGGCTTCGGCATCGGCACCCATCTGACCAACGACGTCGGGCTGGCGCCGCTGAATATCGTCATGAAGCTGGTGCAGGCCAATGGCCAGTCGGTGGCCAAATTATCCGATTCCCCCGGCAAGACGCTGTGCAAGGATGAAACCTTCCTGGCCTACCTGCGCCAGGTGTTTCATCACCCGCTGCCGCCTGCCGGGTGA
- a CDS encoding antibiotic biosynthesis monooxygenase family protein, with amino-acid sequence MIYEIAEITIKPDTHAAFEAAVTQAVPIFKAASGCQSMRLDKGIESPDTYHLVIGWATLEHHTVEFRGSQGFQDWRALVGGFFAQPPKVEHFSTAIAGF; translated from the coding sequence ATGATTTACGAGATCGCCGAGATCACCATCAAGCCCGATACCCACGCCGCGTTCGAGGCGGCCGTCACACAGGCGGTGCCGATTTTCAAGGCGGCCAGCGGCTGCCAGTCGATGCGCCTCGACAAGGGCATCGAAAGCCCGGATACCTATCATCTGGTGATCGGCTGGGCGACGCTGGAGCATCACACGGTGGAGTTTCGCGGCAGCCAGGGCTTTCAGGACTGGCGCGCGCTGGTCGGCGGTTTCTTCGCCCAGCCGCCCAAGGTTGAGCATTTCAGCACGGCAATCGCCGGTTTTTAA